In Primulina huaijiensis isolate GDHJ02 chromosome 4, ASM1229523v2, whole genome shotgun sequence, a genomic segment contains:
- the LOC140975427 gene encoding transcription factor TCP20, whose amino-acid sequence MEQKSLTDQLPSTSKEKQEDDDTRKKQLAAKRTSNKDRHKKVEGRGRRIRIPALSAARIFQLTRELGHKTDGETIQWLLQQAEPSIFAATGTGTVPASAITVAGCSVSEQGSSVSSALYSRLSETVAGIGIRGNLSLSEDFLARSAGVWPYISSFGSGILQNPNVLSSNSGNPSVSKVGFQGLEFPGSINSIHHQSPGLELGLSQVGNIGGINLQGFSQFYQQMAQNGDYNRSNNHQERDHSKDNSQGST is encoded by the coding sequence ATGGAGCAGAAATCCTTAACGGATCAGCTACCTAGTACCTCGAAAGAAAAGCAAGAGGATGATGATACAAGAAAGAAGCAACTGGCTGCCAAGAGGACTTCAAACAAGGACAGGCACAAGAAAGTTGAAGGCAGGGGAAGGAGGATAAGGATTCCGGCGCTTTCGGCGGCGAGGATCTTCCAGTTAACTCGGGAGCTAGGACATAAAACTGATGGGGAGACTATTCAGTGGCTACTACAGCAGGCGGAACCGTCTATTTTTGCGGCGACTGGGACAGGAACTGTTCCGGCTTCTGCTATTACAGTTGCAGGGTGCTCTGTTTCTGAACAGGGGAGTTCTGTTTCCTCTGCTTTGTATTCAAGATTGAGTGAAACCGTGGCGGGGATTGGAATCAGGGGGAATTTGTCTCTGAGTGAAGATTTTTTGGCAAGATCAGCGGGGGTTTGGCCTTATATAAGTAGTTTTGGATCTGGGATTTTGCAGAATCCGAATGTTTTGAGCTCGAATTCGGGGAATCCGAGTGTGAGCAAAGTTGGGTTTCAGGGACTTGAGTTTCCAGGTTCAATCAATTCAATTCATCATCAATCTCCAGGGCTAGAGCTAGGCCTTTCTCAGGTGGGAAATATTGGAGGGATAAATCTTCAGGGATTTAGTCAGTTCTACCAACAGATGGCTCAGAATGGAGACTACAACCGTTCGAATAATCATCAAGAACGAGATCATTCTAAGGATAATTCCCAGggatcaacatga
- the LOC140975425 gene encoding squamosa promoter-binding-like protein 13A, with amino-acid sequence MEASALFSGTWKRAKADRNIGQVASCLVDGCDADLRLSGDYHRRHKVCEIHSKSPKVIIGGRDQRFCQQCSRFHLLVEFDEGKRSCRKRLDGHNRRRRKPQANSVSRNSVFTSSSQQGTRFYSFGSPQVLASAAIVEPDNSTVTYKNQRNQLQFIQGSDPAPIVQETSLYQPFLDPKNASGRSKNFSDQARSLLSSAHTLTQEFGLSQAFQTKPVLPQTQSVVQNWLYTNDLGPFTLTEDVKPVVAAAVSHSGNVSNAINFPEMFQHGSSTDG; translated from the exons ATGGAAGCATCAGCCTTGTTTTCGGGGACGTGGAAAAGGGCAAAGGCTGATAGAAATATTGGTCAGGTTGCTTCTTGCTTGGTTGATGGGTGTGATGCAGATTTAAGACTCTCTGGAGACTATCACCGGCGACATAAAGTGTGCGAGATCCACTCAAAGAGCCCTAAAGTTATCATTGGGGGTCGAGACCAGCGGTTTTGTCAACAGTGCAGCAG GTTCCATTTGCTAGTGGAGTTTGACGAGGGAAAACGAAGTTGCAGGAAGCGTCTTGATGGGCATAACCGGAGGCGAAGGAAGCCTCAGGCCAACTCCGTTTCAAGAAATTCTGTATTCACATCCTCAAGCCAACAAGGTACTAGATTTTACTCATTCGGTAGTCCACAAGTTCTGGCAAGCGCTGCTATTGTTGAACCTGATAATAGTACAGTAACATATAAGAATCAGCGGAATCAACTTCAGTTCATTCAAGGCAGTGACCCAGCTCCTATTGTCCAAGAAACTTCCCTCTACCAACCGTTTCTTGATCCAAAAAATGCGTCTGGAAGGAGTAAAAACTTTTCTGATCAGGCTCGCTCTCTTCTGTCATCGGCTCACACTCTAACTCAGGAATTTGGTTTGAGCCAAGCGTTTCAAACCAAACCAGTGCTCCCCCAGACGCAGTCTGTTGTTCAGAACTGGCTTTACACCAATGATTTGGGCCCGTTCACGCTCACTGAAGATGTCAAGCCGGTAGTTGCTGCTGCCGTCTCCCATAGTGGCAATGTCTCCAATGCTATAAATTTCCCGGAAATGTTTCAGCATGGATCATCTACAGACGGGTAG